The Trichoderma atroviride chromosome 5, complete sequence genome contains a region encoding:
- a CDS encoding uncharacterized protein (EggNog:ENOG41) yields MSTEAKDAFCSQIRKLGARWWERENDDGDDCHKAQSNGYTCRDVKVLYVGWPASGGVWVLHTDIWNASDNGYGVIYNSLNM; encoded by the exons ATGTCAACAGAGGCTAAAGACGCCTTTTGCAGCCAGA TCCGAAAACTTGGTGCTCGCTGGTGGGAAAGGGAGAATGATGACGGAGATGACTGCCATAAGGCTCAAAGTAACGGTTATACTTGCCGAGACGTCAAAGTCCTATATGTCGGCTGGCCAGCTTCAGGCGGTGTCTGGGTGCTTCACACAGATATCTGGAACGCGTCGGATAATGGGTATGGCGTCATCTACAACTCTCTCAACATGTAA
- a CDS encoding uncharacterized protein (CAZy:GH125), giving the protein MPVYMSPQSVLGAALGILAAFPVGASASWKNFQPQRRTASSCPDYSSYSEQPHGPYSSGSLKLPYMRPSEECRTFTSPAVEKVISDLKSQLKDPDVARLFENTFPSTLDTTVKYFDPSLNLAFIITGDITAQWLRDTGNQFAHLYKLLPHDKNLQALVKAVINTEARYISQYPYCGSFQPPPESGLAPSVNDWATDVVVNPPVNNQTVFECKYELDSLAGFLKITRSYYANTKDSSFINDNWNAAMSQIVRVLYEQSQSSWSSDFEWVSYYNWTGTAGALSPMVPNSGNGEPKQANGLVASSHRPSDDLCVFNFITSDNAMMSVELANVANMLGKIGVQKSLATQLRQYSNTIKQAVWAHTRATNGIFAYETNGIGAQYIMDDANVPSLVSLPYLGFLERSDPTYQKTKAAMFSRANPYYAAGKSWNGIGGPHVNATYPWPMSHISGIFGTDDDDEIKQRLAIILENTSGLGLIHESVNIYNTSVYTRPWFAWANSYFAEMILDLAERKPHLVLKSGKPYKLGQ; this is encoded by the exons ATGCCGGTCTACATGTCTCCCCAGAGCGTCCTCGGCGCCGCGCTCGGCATTCTGGCAGCTTTCCCGGTTGGCGCGTCTGCTAGCTGGAAGAACTTTCAGCCTCAGCGCCGCACAGCATCGTCGTGCCCTGACTACAGTTCTTACTCGGAGCAACCGCATGGCCCATATTCATCGGGATCGCTGAAGCTGCCGTACATGCGGCCGAGCGAGGAATGCAGGACGTTTACGAGCCCGGCAGTCGAG AAAGTCATTAGTGATTTGAAATCTCAACTCAAAGATCCAGACGTTGCTCGGCTTTTCGAAAACACCTTTCCATCTACTTTGGATACGACGGTCAAATACTTTGACCCCTCGCTGAACCTGGCATTCATCATCACTGGT GATATCAC TGCGCAATGGCTACGCGATACCGGCAATCAGTTTGCGCATTTGTATAAACTCTTGCCACACGACAAAAATCTTCAGGCCCTCGTCAAAGCCGTGATTAATACAGAGGCGCGATACATCTCACAGTATCCCTACTGCG GTTCGTTCCAGCCACCACCCGAGAGTGGATTGGCTCCCTCTGTCAAT GATTGGGCGACAGATGTTGTTGTGAATCC GCCTGTTAACAACCAGACGGTGTTTGAATGCAAG TACGAGCTTGATTCTCTTGCAGGATTTCTTAAAATCACGCGCTCTTATTATGCTAACACGAAGGATTCGTCCTTTATCAATGACAATT GGAATGCTGCGATGAGCCAGATTGTCAGAGTCCTTTATGAACAGTCACAGAGCAGCTGGTCAAGCGACTTTGAATGGGTGAGCTACTATAACTGGACTGGTACCGCCGGCGCACTTTCTCCCATGGTGCCCAACAGCGGTAATGGCGAACCGAAGCAGGCAAACGGCTTGGTTGCTTCAAGCCACCGACCTTCGGACGATCTCTGCGTATTCA ACTTCATCACTTCTGACAACGCCATGATGTCAGTTGAGCTGGCCAACGTTGCCAATATGCTTGGCAAAATTGGAGTCCAGAAAAGCCTCGCTACACAGCTACGCCAGTATTCCAACACTATTAAACAGGCTGTATGGGCGCATACGCGCGCCACCAATGGCATCTTTGCGTACGAGACAAACGGCATCGGTGCTCAATACATCATGGACGATGCCAACGTCCCAAGTCTTGTGTCGCTACCCTACTTGGGATTCTTGGAGAGGAGCGATCCTACATACCAAAAGACCAAAGCAGCCATGTTTTCGAGGGCGAATCCGTACTATGCAGCGGGAAAATCATGGAATGGTATCGG CGGCCCTCACGTCAATGCCACTTATCCTTGGCCCATGAGCCACATCTCTGGCATATTCGGcaccgacgacgatgacgagatCAAGCAGCGACTTGCAATCATCTTGGAGAATACAAGCGGATTGGGACTGATCCACGAGAGCGTCAACATTTACAATACGAGCGTGTACACTCGTCCATGGTTCGCTTGGGCAAACAGCTACTTTGCGGAGATGATTCTGGACCTGGCGGAGCGAAAGCCACATCTAGTATTGAAGTCTGGGAAGCCGTACAAGCTTGGGCAGTGA